A portion of the Fulvia fulva chromosome 1, complete sequence genome contains these proteins:
- a CDS encoding Positive regulator of purine utilization, with the protein MAAIQAKPPAMSLNTNGAVRKKTTLVREGSTDTDGLASNQVAHTLTACTRCRQRKTRCDPGLPRCTPCERTNSICEYYDSNRGHNVNRNYVVWLQHKVRELEEEVEKVENEDAADDPEAMMRAANVRVHDAKESKYLGPSSGIHITRLVMQLAKQFTDAKSIKDIVPDQRARQIKELYAQEQAKPTSKIYPLISDVAAIELPNRALADLLVQLYKLKVQPMYPALHEPTLDGDIETVFSNSGQATSYQNFVCRMVIAISLQKMDTQYAGLADSYYLAALKYLEPVVRPMDLRTLQCFALMAEYSLLTPTRTAIYYVVGIAVRLVQALGLNEEKTITRGRGDGTTNYLEIDLRRRIFWCIMVMEWGLAHSIGRPSILATGQDHVDVGWFETCDDRYITPEGIDPVAPRPTLKKWVAIHFFKMRLLQLEIRRKLYQCKRSEPKDDSDPWFIRMDAKLTAWRDASPAQDEGIGLDKIWFIGRYNTMVVFLYRPSPQVPRPTLDAAVKCFDACEYNIYMQREQISKRNVDLTWIFTQSLFMAINTMLWALSYVEVRRKHKRETVLRHLDVAMDAIQLAAERWPGVASAVQLYGNLIAAIMKIYERDSDIPISAATPSDAASPGPMFPDTYGRSRATSPATASSQSVATPPEKQPQAPFGYINQQSRRSVEEPPPVPYRSDTSLPNASTPPARQTPSVTHASPGYGSSDSVPTVQAMQPQYSGQQHLYANHAQYHTLPEFTPDLTIPGWTAPQQTPGTFASANATALSMQHQNPYASSAFDPTSQAYPFPGAYDQTYNQPRQEQQYMPQYWDMDSGSFGNGLTQMQQEELMHSLETDGMEDIQSMITHTLAAITPKTAQKPFS; encoded by the exons ATGGCCGCGATCCAGGCCAAGCCGCCGGCAATGTCACTGAACACCAACGGCGCTGTAAGGAAGAAGACCACGCTGGTGAGGGAGGGCAGTACAGATACGGACGGCCTGGCCTCGAACCAAGTGGCACATACCTTGACCGCATGCACGCGGTGCAGACAG CGCAAGACTAGATGCGATCCTGGCCTTCCGCGATGCACTCCCTGCGAGAGGACGAACTCGATCTGCGAATACTACGACTCGAATAGAGGCCACAACGTGAACCGCAACTATGTCGTATGGCTCCAGCACAAGGTGCGAGAGCTGGAAGAGGAGGTCGAGAAAGTGGAGAACGAAGATGCGGCCGACGATCCTGAGGCCATGATGCGTGCGGCCAATGTACGAGTCCACGATGCAAAAGAGTCCAAGTACTTGGGTCCGTCCAGTGGCATACACATTACCCGTCTGGTGATGCAGCTGGCGAAACAATTCACAGACGCCAAGAGCATCAAGGACATTGTTCCGGATCAACGAGCACGCCAAATCAAGGAGCTATATGCGCAAGAGCAAGCTAAACCAACGTCCAAGATATATCCTCTGATCAGTGATGTGGCGGCAATCGAGCTGCCCAACCGAGCGCTGGCGGATCTGTTGGTCCAACTTTACAAGCTGAAAGTCCAGCCCATGTATCCAGCGCTGCATGAGCCAACCTTGGACGGAGACATTGAGACCGTCTTCTCCAACTCAGGCCAAGCCACGTCTTATCAGAACTTTGTTTGCCGAATGGTGATTGCGATCAGTCTGCAAAAGATGGATACGCAATATGCTGGCCTCGCAGACAGCTACTACCTGGCAGCTCTGAAGTACCTCGAGCCAGTAGTGCGACCCATGGACCTTAGGACACTTCAATGTTTCGCGCTCATGGCTGAGTATTCTCTGCTGACACCGACAAGGACAGCCATCTACTATGTCGTTGGTATTGCAGTCAGACTAGTGCAGGCGCTGGGTCTGAACGAGGAGAAGACCATCACACGCGGGCGTGGCGATGGCACGACGAACTACCTCGAGATCGATCTACGTCGGAGAATATTTTGGTGCATCATGGTCATGGAATGGGGTCTGGCACATTCAATTGGACGCCCATCGATACTCGCGACTGGTCAGGATCACGTCGACGTTGGCTGGTTCGAGACCTGTGATGACCGATATATCACACCCGAAGGCATTGATCCCGTGGCGCCCCGCCCAACTCTGAAGAAGTGGGTCGCCATACACTTCTTTAAGATGCGTCTCTTGCAGCTTGAGATACGGAGAAAGCTATATCAGTGCAAACGATCAGAGCCCAAGGACGATAGCGATCCGTGGTTCATTCGGATGGACGCCAAGCTAACAGCCTGGAGAGATGCCTCACCGGCACAAGATGAAGGTATCGGACTCGACAAGATCTGGTTCATCGGGAGATACAACACAATGGTGGTTTTCCTCTACCGACCGTCGCCACAAGTACCTAGGCCAACTCTGGACGCGGCTGTCAAGTGCTTTGATGCTTGTGAGTACAACATCTACATGCAGCGCGAGCAAATATCCAAGCGTAATGTCGACCTGACTTGGATCTTCACGCAATCACTATTCATGGCCATCAACACCATGCTTTGGGCGCTCAGCTACGTGGAGGTCAGGAGAAAACACAAGCGAGAGACAGTGCTTCGACATTTGGATGTGGCTATGGATGCGATACAGCTGGCTGCTGAACGCTGGCCTGGTGTGGCATCCGCTGTACAGCTCTACGGCAACCTCATCGCGGCGATCATGAAGATCTACGAAAGGGATAGCGATATACCCATCTCGGCTGCCACACCTTCGGACGCAGCTTCACCCGGTCCAATGTTCCCCGATACCTATGGACGCTCTCGCGCCACCAGCCCAGCGACTGCTAGTAGTCAGTCAGTTGCGACGCCACCCGAGAAGCAGCCGCAAGCACCATTCGGTTATATCAATCAGCAATCCCGAAGGAGTGTGGAGGAGCCGCCACCAGTACCTTACCGATCGGATACGAGCTTGCCGAATGCATCTACACCACCAGCTCGCCAGACGCCCTCGGTAACACATGCTTCTCCAGGATACGGCAGCTCCGACTCTGTTCCTACTGTGCAGGCGATGCAACCTCAGTACTCTGGTCAGCAACACCTCTACGCGAATCACGCGCAGTATCATACACTTCCAGAGTTTACACCAGATCTCACCATCCCTGGCTGGACAGCACCCCAGCAAACGCCTGGCACATTTGCGTCTGCAAATGCCACTGCATTGTCAATGCAACATCAGAACCCTTATGCAAGCTCTGCGTTCGATCCAACAAGCCAGGCGTATCCCTTCCCTGGTGCATACGACCAAACTTACAATCAACCACGGCAAGAACAGCAATATATGCCACAGTACTGGGACATGGACTCTGGCTCATTTGGAAATGGCTTGACCCAGATGCAGCAAGAGGAGCTCATGCACTCACTGGAGACGGATGGCATGGAGGACATTCAGAGTATGATCACGCATACCCTGGCCGCCATCACTCCCAAGACTGCACAAAAGCCCTTTTCGTGA
- a CDS encoding Positive regulator of purine utilization, whose protein sequence is MQVSGHQQQVDTTETILTMAVEDVDATSLMPLDTPILKVSRPVAACSRCRNAKIKCDGKLPACTSCEKNGRSAECTSTNDQFARGKERSYVATLETRIDKLQAKLEEARARKPSTISVPDEDMAPTRRPSYQVQEPPTPNTTKAMRRKEANDVDDLVGDFGFLSVNATARDFYGFTTAMSYARLITWACSKEPLPEGMTQPLPPRHTATSLVQHYLGNVFMLLPVFDEASFYGSVDSVYSKPVYQAEPQDHFLVRMVLAIASASMSEQRGDQRYMESVGHVCAALEHAEDVLHPGTISGIQALVLLTEYAMLDPHHFDSWGLIGAASRAMVDLGMHQDPPKGTPMPRGKLELRRRVYYCVYALDRSTSLVQTRAFSFGDDSAKVKVPFSKQPASNPTSPAANASKQIWLKSHEEALQLITLRKIQSQWYTDLFQTGRTRWDEPYPYIWSTCESMRKWFEGLPSSTSRNSRAFFELDLLYSYVYVLSPSPRVPVISPFAQKLIFEYCIQYADLMLRLISDPAYTAPLTFYDAMRVYMTGRQFLDVLQHNLDGLLNGTLPPHPEVKPTAAPPPPMPVPQLPPGETVLRFNIMRSIGCIRQITECLARFGIRWGYMSWNQRYQAETTDMLNELNSRSRELEGPRRQSMWQHHNSTGSIGSTQGGSQQYSSPPTVLTPPGGICQQNPFSAPQQTSGVTHAQMAPQVSPPLYHQQNVGPADYNMAQFMANQGVQQQQPHFQQPVFDFSQAPTAEQQQQYSAFQGGAHRPSAQFAAWGGYGGPGGQPDTLDEENAVPPNANPWNIDVK, encoded by the exons ATGCAAGTCAGTGGG CACCAACAACAGGTCGATACCACAGAAACAATACTGACAATGGCGGTAGAGGACGTTGATGCCACCTCGCTGATGCCTCTGGACACGCCCATCCTCAAGGTCTCACG GCCTGTGGCTGCGTGTTCGAGATGTCGGAACGCGAAGATCAAATGTGATGGCAAATTGCCAGCCTGCACTTCTTGCGAGAAGAACGGACGATCAGCTGAGTGCACGAGCACAAACGACCAGTTCGCACGAGGCAAAGAACGAAGCTATGTCGCCACTCTGGAGACCAGAATCGACAAGCTACAGGCCAAACTGGAGGAAGCGCGCGCCAGAAAACCTTCGACGATATCGGTTCCGGACGAAGACATGGCACCCACTCGTCGACCTTCATACCAGGTTCAGGAGCCACCAACACCAAACACGACCAAGGCCATGCGCCGCAAAGAAGCCAACGATGTAGATGACCTCGTCGGAGATTTTGGTTTTCTGTCAGTCAACGCTACTGCCAGAGACTTCTATGGCTTCACCACCGCCATGTCATATGCACGTCTCATTACCTGGGCGTGCTCCAAAGAGCCTCTTCCCGAAGGTATGACTCAACCACTTCCACCACGACATACCGCCACCTCGCTGGTCCAGCACTATCTTGGCAATGTCTTCATGTTACTGCCAGTATTTGATGAAGCGAGCTTTTATGGATCTGTAGACAGTGTCTACTCAAAGCCAGTGTATCAAGCTGAACCACAGGATCATTTCCTTGTCAGGATGGTGCTCGCGATCGCAAGCGCATCGATGTCTGAGCAGCGAGGCGATCAGCGTTACATGGAATCTGTTGGCCACGTGTGTGCAGCTCTCGAGCACGCTGAAGATGTCTTACATCCTGGTACTATCAGTGGTATCCAGGCACTCGTGTTGCTTACGGAGTATGCGATGTTAGACCCACACCACTTCGACTCCTGGGGATTGATCGGTGCAGCGTCAAGAGCTATGGTCGATCTCGGCATGCACCAAGATCCGCCCAAAGGCACGCCCATGCCTAGAGGGAAGCTTGAGCTACGAAGGCGAGTATATTACTGTGTGTATGCTCTGGACCGATCTACCTCGCTTGTGCAGACAAGGGCATTCTCATTTGGGGATGATAGCGCCAAGGTGAAGGTTCCCTTCAGCAAACAGCCGGCATCTAATCCCACATCACCAGCGGCAAATGCATCAAAGCAAATATGGCTCAAGTCACATGAAGAAGCATTGCAGCTCATCACCCTGCGGAAGATACAATCACAATGGTACACGGATCTGTTCCAGACTGGCCGCACACGATGGGACGAACCATATCCATACATCTGGAGCACCTGCGAGTCCATGCGCAAATGGTTCGAAGGCCTGCCTTCCTCGACTTCCAGGAACAGCCGCGCGTTCTTCGAGCTCGACCTTTTGTACTCCTATGTCTATGTGCTCTCACCTTCGCCAAGGGTGCCAGTCATCAGTCCTTTTGCCCAAAAGCTGATCTTCGAGTACTGCATCCAGTACGCTGATCTCATGCTGCGCCTGATCAGCGATCCTGCTTACACTGCTCCACTAACGTTCTATGATGCCATGAGGGTCTACATGACTGGACGACAATTTCTTGACGTCTTGCAACACAACCTTGATGGACTTTTGAATGGTACTCTGCCACCACATCCAGAGGTTAAACCCACGGCCGCTCCTCCGCCACCTATGCCGGTACCTCAGCTGCCGCCTGGAGAGACAGTGCTACGCTTCAATATCATGCGAAGCATCGGTTGCATCAGGCAGATTACTGAATGCTTGGCTCGCTTCGGCATCCGATGGGGTTACATGAG CTGGAACCAACGATACCAAGCTGAGACGACCGACATGCTCAATGAACTCAATTCGCGTTCAAGAGAGCTTGAAGGTCCGCGACGTCAGAGCATGTGGCAACACCACAACTCTACAGGATCGATAGGCAGTACGCAAGGTGGAAGTCAACAGTATTCGTCGCCTCCAACTGTGCTCACACCACCAGGAGGCATCTGCCAGCAGAATCCATTCTCTGCTCCACAGCAGACTTCTGGCGTCACTCATGCTCAAATGGCTCCCCAAGTCAGCCCACCACTATACCATCAACAGAACGTCGGACCTGCAGATTACAACATGGCACAATTCATGGCAAACCAAGGTGTGCAGCAACAGCAGCCACATTTTCAGCAGCCGGTCTTCGACTTTAGTCAAGCGCCAACGGCAGAACAGCAGCAACAATACAGTGCGTTCCAAGGCGGTGCGCATCGACCAAGTGCGCAGTTTGCAGCTTGGGGAGGGTATGGTGGACCTGGTGGTCAGCCAGACACTTTGGACGAAGAGAACGCTGTACCTCCCAATGCCAACCCTTGGAACATTGATGTGAAATGA